AGTCCCGGTCGGGGAGCCAGTCGGTGCCAGAGATGCGGACGAGTACGGGACGGTCGTCGGGCCACACCTCTCGTACCGCGGCGGTCGCCTCCCGGACGATCCGGGTCCGGTTCTCGAAACTGCCGCCATAGTCGTCCTCGCGGCGGTTCGTCACCGGCGAGAGGAACTGGTGGAGCAAGTAACCGTGGGCGGCGTGGACCTCCACGACCTCGAAACCGGCCGCGAGCGATCGTTTCGCACTCTCGCGGAAGGCGTCGATCACGGCCTCGACGTCCTCCGTGGTGGCCCGGCGCATTTCTTCGGGCTCGTTTTCGAACGGGTACGCCTCGGGCGAGGGCGACAGGACTTCCCAGCCGCCGTCTGCGAGCGGGACGGGGACGTTCCCCTCCCAGGGCTGATTCTTGCTGGCCTTGTGGCCGGCGTGGGCGAGCTGGATCGCGGGAACCGAGCCCTGCGATTTCAGGAACGCGGTGACTGGCTCGAGCGCCTCCGCGTGGGCGTCGCTCCAGATGCCCAGGTCGTGCGTCGAGATGCGCCCACGTTCCTCGACGGCTGTCGCCTCGGCCATCACCAGCCCCGCCCCGCCGACGGCCCGACTGCCGAGGTGGACGCGATGCCACTCCCGCGCCAGGCCGTCGTTCGGCGAGGAGTACTGGCACATCGGGGAGACGGCGATGCGGTTGGGAATCTCGAGGTCGCGAAGCCGCAGTGGCGAGAACAGGTTCGTCATCGAGCGACAAGACGGACTCGAGGCGGAAAACCGACCCGACGGGCGACGTCCTTGCCGCAATCGAGGATTCGCGAGCGCGTGGAACGCGAGACGCGAACCGAGCCTCCCAACAGTAATACGGTTCGCCCGAGCACCACGCGTATGGACTGGAATCATCACGACGCCTTCGGAACGGAACGTCCAATCTGCGGGATGATCCACCTTCCGGCGCTCCCTGGATCGCCGGGCTACGAGGGAAGCCGCGAGGCGATTCGCACTCGCGCGCTCGAGGACGCCGCCACGCTCGAGGCCGGCGGCGTCGACGGCATCGTCGTCGAGAACTTCGGCGACTCGCCGTTCTACCCCGACGAGGTGCCGAACCACACCGTCGCCGAGATGAGTGCGCTGGCGACGACGATCACGAGCGCGGTCGACGTCCCGGTCGGCGTCAACATCCTGCGAAACGACGCCGAGGCCGCTCTCTCGGTCGCCGCCGCGGCGGGGGCGTCGTTCGTCCGGGTCAACGTCCACGTCGGCGCCGCGACGACGGATCAGGGGATCGTCGAGGGACGAGCACACGAGACGGTTCGGCTCCGAGACCGGCTCGAGGCCGACGTGGCCATCCTCGCGGACGTGGACGTCAAACACGCGACGCCTCTCGGGGAGGCGGGGCTGGCACAGACCGCCCTCGAGACGGCGGTCCGTGGACGGGCTGACGGGCTAATCATCTCTGGGGCTGGAACCGGACAGACGACGTCGCTCGAGGACCTCGAGCGGGTGGCCGAGGCGCTGTCGACGGTCGACCGGGACGTACCGATACCGGTGTTCGTCGGCAGCGGCGTCACACCCAAGTCGATCGACGACGCCTTTGCGGTGGGCGCGGACGGGGCGATCGTCGGGACAGCGCTGAAAGAAGGTGGGGAGACGACGAATCCCGTTTCACGGGAGCGAGTGGAGGCGTTGGTGGAGGCGGCTCGAACGGCGGAATCGTAACGCTCGCTCTTTAGCGATCCACGTCCCCTCGAGCGTCGACCGGTTCGGAAGCGTCGGTCCTACCGGCCCGCGAATCCTCGTCCGAACCGGGTGCCAACAGCGTCGAGACCCGTGCGTTTTCCTTGATCCGGATGCCGCCCGCCGGGACCGAGAGTGGGAGCAACGGGAGGTGG
This region of Natronosalvus halobius genomic DNA includes:
- a CDS encoding NADH:flavin oxidoreductase/NADH oxidase — encoded protein: MTNLFSPLRLRDLEIPNRIAVSPMCQYSSPNDGLAREWHRVHLGSRAVGGAGLVMAEATAVEERGRISTHDLGIWSDAHAEALEPVTAFLKSQGSVPAIQLAHAGHKASKNQPWEGNVPVPLADGGWEVLSPSPEAYPFENEPEEMRRATTEDVEAVIDAFRESAKRSLAAGFEVVEVHAAHGYLLHQFLSPVTNRREDDYGGSFENRTRIVREATAAVREVWPDDRPVLVRISGTDWLPDRDSWDLEQSKRLARDLVDLGVDLIDVSSGGIHPDQQGPSGPNYQVPLAEGIDKAVGDDVAVGTVGGITQAEQADALVRNERADLVLVAREFLRDPYFPLRWADDLGLEGPEWPVQYRRAVGK
- a CDS encoding BtpA/SgcQ family protein, producing MDWNHHDAFGTERPICGMIHLPALPGSPGYEGSREAIRTRALEDAATLEAGGVDGIVVENFGDSPFYPDEVPNHTVAEMSALATTITSAVDVPVGVNILRNDAEAALSVAAAAGASFVRVNVHVGAATTDQGIVEGRAHETVRLRDRLEADVAILADVDVKHATPLGEAGLAQTALETAVRGRADGLIISGAGTGQTTSLEDLERVAEALSTVDRDVPIPVFVGSGVTPKSIDDAFAVGADGAIVGTALKEGGETTNPVSRERVEALVEAARTAES